The Saccharomycodes ludwigii strain NBRC 1722 chromosome II, whole genome shotgun sequence genome window below encodes:
- the DSD1 gene encoding D-serine ammonia-lyase DSD1 (similar to Saccharomyces cerevisiae YGL196W | DSD1 | D-serine dehydratase (aka D-serine ammonia-lyase)): MLYSKDSLLSKYKSLTIDELPTPSFVINYPQFANNCNKMISSIKNLQSLNICPVAFRPHVKTHKTVEGTLLQLGVANGKDQKQKGFTDRVLISTLAEGLGLVSNETANKYINDICYTLPITFNDSFFMETLNSLRSKKKNHFHIFIDHVNQLEKLIEYASSAADGIDSKFSVFIKIDVGTHRAGIPPDSSSYHEILNKLYTEKCSKYIDLYGFYAHAGHSYHVDTLAKAHSVLIDEIEQVIKAAENVKNNNKPLVLSVGATPTINSLYKDDSIVKLLTKIKELDCVLELHCGNYCMLDLQQVSTGCVKLNDLAGYVLGTVVSSYGEQRNEVLTNTGVLSLTRETSDKFPGFGLGFDSSVVDYENNTDSWTVDRLSQEHGILKKTKGNTNKALLEIGTRVKIFPQHSCITMNQFPYYFVVDENNRVVDIWEPLKGW; this comes from the coding sequence atgttatACTCTAAAGATTcgttattatcaaaatataaatcattGACTATCGATGAACTACCAACTCCAAGTTTTGTAATTAACTATCCACAATTTGCTAATAATTGTAACAAAATGATTAgttcaattaaaaacttaCAATCGTTAAATATTTGTCCTGTAGCCTTTAGACCACACGTTAAAACTCACAAAACCGTAGAGGGCACCTTGCTACAATTAGGTGTTGCTAACGGAAAAgatcaaaaacaaaaaggatTTACTGACCGTGTTTTAATTTCGACTTTGGCAGAAGGCTTGGGGTTAGTTTCCAATGAAACAGCAAATAAGTATATTAATGACATTTGCTACACCTTGCCAATCACTTTTAATGACAGTTTTTTTATGGAGACATTGAACAGCTTAagatctaaaaaaaaaaaccatttCCACATTTTCATTGATCATGTTAATcaattagaaaaattaattgaatATGCTTCCTCTGCCGCAGATGGTATCGATTCGAAGTTTTCCGTTTTCATCAAAATCGACGTTGGTACGCACAGGGCTGGTATCCCACCTGACTCGTCAAGTTACCACgagattttaaataaattatatactGAAAAATGTTCCAAGTATATAGACTTGTATGGGTTTTACGCCCATGCTGGACATAGCTACCACGTCGACACCCTAGCTAAAGCTCATTCCGTATTGATCGATGAGATTGAACAGGTTATTAAAGCGGCAGAAAAtgtcaaaaataataataaaccatTAGTTTTGTCAGTTGGTGCCACTCCAACCATAAATTCGCTCTATAAGGATGATTCAATAGTAAAACTTTTAACCAAAATCAAGGAGTTGGATTGTGTTTTGGAGTTGCACTGTGGAAATTACTGTATGTTGGACTTACAACAAGTTTCCACTGGTTgtgtaaaattaaatgatttaGCTGGGTATGTTTTGGGCACTGTTGTTTCCTCGTATGGTGAACAAAGAAATGAAGTCTTGACAAACACGGGTGTTTTATCTTTAACAAGAGAAACATCTGATAAGTTTCCTGGGTTCGGATTGGGTTTTGACAGTAGCGTTGTTGATTATGAAAACAATACTGACTCTTGGACTGTTGATAGATTAAGTCAAGAACATgggattttaaaaaaaactaaaggCAATACTAACAAAGCTTTACTAGAAATTGGAACAAGAGTAAAAATTTTTCCCCAGCACTCTTGTATTACAATGAACCAGTTcccttattattttgttgtgGATGAGAACAACAGAGTTGTTGACATTTGGGAACCTTTAAAAGGTTGGTAA